The DNA window CCTGGCCCCGCGCACGGCGCACCGCGTGGTCGGCTATTTCGAGGAAGAAGCCGTCATCAGCTACACCGCCTATCTGGCCGAGGTCGATGCGGGCCGCCACGAAAACCTTCCAGCGCCGCAGATTGCGATCGATTACTGGCAGCTGCCTGCCAATGCGAGGCTGCGCGACGTGATCACCGCCGTGCGCGCCGATGAGGCGGAGCACCGCGACGTCAACCACGGTTTCGTCGAGGAGCTCGATGCCCGCCGGGCGCACCGGCCGCTCGAGGGAGCGACGCCGGGCTGACGGTTCGCATTCGGCTGCCCACCCAGCCGCGCGCCTGACGCGACCGAGGGGACCCTCAGGCGTGAAGCCTGAGATCGACCGGCGCGCCTTCGCCCGCGCTACGGCGGCCCTGCGCGGCCTCATCCTGCGCGGACAGGGCGAACAACGCCGTGCGTTCGCTCAGCCGCGCGACCTCCTCGTTGAGCAGCGCGCTCGCCGCGCTCGATTGTTCGGCCATCGCCGCGTTCTGCTGGGTGTCGCGCTCCAGATCGGAGATCGCCGCGTCGACCTCGTTGAGATTGCCCGCCTGCACCAGCGAGGCGGGAGCGAGCTCCTCGACCCGCTCGCTCGCCCGGTCGATGATCTCGATCATGTCGCGCAGGGCATTGCCCGATGCCGTCACCTGCTGCGACCCGTTCGCGATCGTCTCGCCGCTTCGCGTCGGGTCGATCCGAGCCATGCCGAGCGGCGCAGGCGCCGGCGATCGGCTCTCGGCTGCCGGGAACCGCGCGATCCGGTAATGGCGAACGAGCCGCTCGTCACCGCTTTCGCTCTCGCTTGCCAGGGGGCGGCATTCGCAGCGCTCGGCGACGAGTTCGCGGAACAGGCGGGTGAAGACCGCGCCATACCATTCGAACAGGCAGGCGGGCGGCGCGGGCTGGTCCCCGGCGCGCGAGCGATCGATCGTGAAGCTCCAGCCCCCGCGCGGCGTGAAGCGCCCTGCCCCCGCGAACGTCCAGGCGTGGCGACGGATCGCCGCCATCATCAAGGGCGCGGCGAGCGAGGCCGGGAGCAGACGGAGCAGGACCTTCGCAGCGCCCGGAATCCGGTGGGCGATGATGTAGTCGGCAGTCGCCCATCCTGCCGAGCGCGCGATCGCCGGGGCCTCGCGCGGGAGACGGCGATGAAGCGCGCGGTGGAGCGCGATCGCATGGGTCTCGCGGATCATGCACTCGCCGCTCGGGAGCCCAGAAAGCCCGGCTTCGGCCAGGATCGCCGCGCTTACCTCGCTGCCCAGGCGCTCCTCGATGATGCGCACGGTCTGGAGCACGGCATTGGGGCCGATCTCCGCCTCGCCGGGCGTGGAGGCGCGCGCCTTACGCGTCATTGTCCGCAGCCACGTCGATCCGGTCGCGGCGGCGTTCTTCCCCGCGTTCCTTCATCTGCTTGCGCACCGCCTCGCGCCGCGCCTTGGCCTGCGCCGCGCGGTCGGCATTGGTCTGCCAGTCGGTCGCAGCGTCCTCAGCCGCCGCGCGGCTTTCATCGAAATGGAAATCGACCTTCTTCTGCGTCTGGGGACCCCAGTACCCTGCCTTGCCGAGATCGTAGAAGGTCCGTTTGAACCCGGCGCGCAGGAAGGCATAGAGACAACCGAGCAGGTAACGCCGCCTGAACCCCGTCCCGCGCCACGGATAGTGGAACAGCGCCTTCTGCATGTAGAAGCGGCGATAGTTCTTCATCACCCCGTTCAGAAGCTCGCCCCGCTCCATGGCCGAAGGCTTCATGATGGGGGTCACGAAATTGTACTTGCTGAAATCGTGGATCTCGACCTGGTCCTTGATCTCCTCGAACAGCGGGGTGAAGGGCCAGGGCGTGTACATCGCCCAGTTGGCAAGATCGGGTTGCCAGTCCCACGCCATGCGATAGGTTTCCTCGAGCGTTTCGGGCGTTTCATTGTCCAGCCCTACGATGAACTGCGCCTCGACGAAGATGTCGGCATCGCGCAGCAGCTTGATCGCCTGCTTGTTCTCCTCGACCCTGGTTTCCTTGTTGAACCGGTCGAGCTTCATCTGCGCGGCGGCTTCCGTGCCGAGGCTGACATGGACCAGCCCCGCCTTGCGGTAGAAGGGCAGCAATTCCCTGTCGCGATAGATGTCGGTGACGCGGGTGTTGATTCCCCATTTCACCTTGTCGGGCAGGCCGCGGTCGATCAGTTCCTGGCAGAACTCAATGAATTTCTTCCGGTTGATGGTCGGTTCCTCGTCCGCGAGGATGAAGAAGCCGACACCGTGATTGACGTGCAGGTCCTCGATCTCGTCGACCACATCCTTGGGATCGCGGATGCGGTAGTCGCGCCAGAACTTCCA is part of the Erythrobacter litoralis genome and encodes:
- the bchJ gene encoding bacteriochlorophyll 4-vinyl reductase; the protein is MTRKARASTPGEAEIGPNAVLQTVRIIEERLGSEVSAAILAEAGLSGLPSGECMIRETHAIALHRALHRRLPREAPAIARSAGWATADYIIAHRIPGAAKVLLRLLPASLAAPLMMAAIRRHAWTFAGAGRFTPRGGWSFTIDRSRAGDQPAPPACLFEWYGAVFTRLFRELVAERCECRPLASESESGDERLVRHYRIARFPAAESRSPAPAPLGMARIDPTRSGETIANGSQQVTASGNALRDMIEIIDRASERVEELAPASLVQAGNLNEVDAAISDLERDTQQNAAMAEQSSAASALLNEEVARLSERTALFALSAQDEAAQGRRSAGEGAPVDLRLHA
- the bchE gene encoding magnesium-protoporphyrin IX monomethyl ester anaerobic oxidative cyclase codes for the protein MRILFVHPNYRSGGAEIAGTWPPAWVAYLTGPLKRAGFTDIHFIDAMTEGVSDEELRDRMLALQPDVVGTTAITPSIYAAERVLEIAALNVPKAVRVLGGVHATFMYKQVLSEAPHIDVIVRGEGEEIAVELFTAISEGRWKQDRAGIKGLAFRDGDKIVATPAADTVKDMSTLKPDWTILDWDQYIYLPLNTKVAIPNLARGCPFTCSFCSQWKFWRDYRIRDPKDVVDEIEDLHVNHGVGFFILADEEPTINRKKFIEFCQELIDRGLPDKVKWGINTRVTDIYRDRELLPFYRKAGLVHVSLGTEAAAQMKLDRFNKETRVEENKQAIKLLRDADIFVEAQFIVGLDNETPETLEETYRMAWDWQPDLANWAMYTPWPFTPLFEEIKDQVEIHDFSKYNFVTPIMKPSAMERGELLNGVMKNYRRFYMQKALFHYPWRGTGFRRRYLLGCLYAFLRAGFKRTFYDLGKAGYWGPQTQKKVDFHFDESRAAAEDAATDWQTNADRAAQAKARREAVRKQMKERGEERRRDRIDVAADNDA